In one window of Microbacterium dextranolyticum DNA:
- the valS gene encoding valine--tRNA ligase, with translation MSNAQIPDKPALEGLEQKWDAAWSAAGTYLFDRDAAKAKGRAGVFSVDTPPPTASGSLHIGHVFSYTHTDVKTRFERMRGKTVFYPMGWDDNGLPTERRVQNYYGVRCDTSLSYDPDFEPPFHGDAKSLKPADQVPISRRNFIELCEALTIEDEKAFEDVFRQLGLSVDWTQTYRTISDDTIRTSQLAFLRNLERGEAYQAMAPTLWDIDFRSAIAQAELEDREQQASYHRLAFHKTDGSGDIHIETTRPELLAACVALVANPGDERYQPYFGTTVRTPVFDVEVPVLAHPLAQQDKGSGIAMVCTFGDVTDIIWWRELDLPNRTILGKDGRILAEAPDALQTDAATAAYAEIAGLTVFSAKKKMVELLEASGELLEVSKPFSHPVKFYEKGDRALEIVSTRQWYLRNGARDAAFREKLIELGQGMDWHPDFMRVRYENWTNGLTGDWLISRQRFFGVPIPVWYPLDENGDRIEGGVITADVAALPVDPTTDTAPGFDESQRGVPGGFEGEKDIFDTWATSSLTPQLAGGWQRDDELWNLVAPFDLRPQGQDIIRTWLFSTMVRSALEDGRAPWSDAAISGFIVDPDRKKMSKSKGNVVTPADILDQHGTDAVRYWAASSRLGADAAFDPQNPTQVKIGRRLAIKVLNAAKFVLSFPVPDGAEVTHALDAAMLTTLDRVVADATKAFEAYDHARALEVTEAFFWTFCDDYLELVKERAYNQTDADQASAALALRLALSTLLRLLAPVLAFAAEEAWSWFEDGSIHTAEWPAPRGGWGDERVLSVASEALIGIRRAKTEAKASQKTPVARLSLTADPVTADLLRVAEGDLKAVGRIAELAIHTDESRSVGLTVDSVELAPEA, from the coding sequence ATGTCGAACGCGCAGATTCCCGACAAGCCCGCCCTGGAAGGCCTCGAGCAGAAGTGGGATGCCGCGTGGAGTGCCGCCGGCACGTACCTGTTCGACCGCGACGCCGCCAAGGCGAAGGGTCGCGCGGGTGTCTTCTCGGTCGACACTCCCCCGCCGACCGCGTCGGGCAGCCTCCACATCGGCCACGTCTTCAGCTACACCCACACCGATGTGAAGACCCGTTTCGAGCGCATGCGCGGCAAGACCGTGTTCTACCCGATGGGCTGGGACGACAACGGCCTGCCGACCGAGCGCCGCGTGCAGAACTACTACGGCGTGCGCTGCGACACCTCGCTTTCCTACGACCCCGACTTCGAGCCGCCGTTCCACGGTGATGCCAAGAGCCTGAAGCCTGCCGACCAGGTGCCGATCAGCCGTCGCAACTTCATCGAGCTGTGCGAGGCGCTGACCATCGAGGACGAGAAGGCCTTCGAAGACGTCTTCCGCCAGCTCGGCCTGTCGGTCGACTGGACGCAGACCTACCGCACGATCTCCGATGACACGATCCGGACGAGCCAGCTCGCGTTCCTGCGGAACCTCGAGCGCGGCGAGGCCTACCAGGCGATGGCCCCGACGCTGTGGGACATCGACTTCCGCTCCGCGATCGCGCAGGCCGAGCTCGAGGACCGCGAGCAGCAGGCGTCGTACCACCGTCTGGCGTTCCACAAGACCGATGGTTCGGGCGACATCCACATCGAGACGACGCGACCCGAGCTGCTCGCCGCCTGCGTCGCCCTCGTGGCAAACCCCGGCGACGAGCGCTACCAGCCGTACTTCGGCACGACCGTGCGCACGCCCGTCTTCGACGTCGAGGTGCCGGTGCTCGCCCACCCGCTCGCGCAGCAGGACAAGGGCTCGGGCATCGCGATGGTCTGCACCTTCGGCGACGTGACCGACATCATCTGGTGGCGCGAGCTGGACCTCCCCAACCGCACGATCCTCGGCAAGGACGGGCGTATCCTCGCCGAGGCGCCGGACGCCCTCCAGACGGATGCCGCAACGGCGGCCTATGCCGAGATCGCCGGACTCACGGTCTTCAGCGCCAAGAAGAAGATGGTCGAGCTGCTCGAGGCCTCGGGCGAGCTGCTCGAGGTGTCGAAGCCGTTCAGCCACCCCGTGAAGTTCTACGAGAAGGGCGATCGCGCCCTCGAGATCGTCTCGACGCGGCAGTGGTACCTGCGCAACGGCGCCCGGGATGCCGCGTTCCGCGAGAAGCTCATCGAGCTCGGGCAGGGCATGGACTGGCATCCGGACTTCATGCGCGTGCGCTACGAGAACTGGACCAACGGCCTCACCGGCGACTGGCTGATCAGCCGCCAGCGCTTCTTCGGCGTGCCGATCCCGGTCTGGTACCCGCTGGACGAGAACGGCGACCGCATCGAGGGCGGCGTCATCACTGCCGATGTGGCGGCGCTGCCCGTCGACCCGACGACCGACACCGCTCCCGGCTTCGACGAGTCGCAGCGCGGGGTTCCCGGCGGCTTCGAGGGCGAGAAGGACATCTTCGATACCTGGGCGACGTCTTCCCTCACCCCGCAGTTGGCGGGCGGCTGGCAGCGCGACGACGAGCTGTGGAACCTCGTGGCTCCCTTCGACCTGCGCCCGCAGGGCCAGGACATCATCCGCACCTGGCTCTTCTCGACGATGGTGCGCTCCGCCCTCGAAGACGGCCGCGCTCCGTGGAGCGACGCCGCCATCAGCGGCTTCATCGTCGACCCCGACCGCAAGAAGATGTCGAAGTCGAAGGGCAACGTCGTCACCCCCGCCGACATCCTCGACCAGCACGGCACCGACGCGGTGCGCTACTGGGCGGCCTCCAGCCGGCTCGGGGCGGATGCGGCGTTCGACCCGCAGAATCCGACACAGGTGAAGATCGGCCGGCGCCTCGCGATCAAGGTGCTGAACGCGGCGAAGTTCGTGCTGTCCTTCCCCGTCCCCGACGGGGCGGAGGTGACCCACGCACTGGATGCCGCGATGCTCACGACCCTCGACCGGGTGGTCGCCGACGCGACGAAGGCGTTCGAGGCGTACGACCACGCGCGGGCGCTGGAAGTCACCGAGGCGTTCTTCTGGACGTTCTGCGACGACTACCTCGAGCTCGTCAAGGAGCGCGCGTACAACCAGACCGACGCGGATCAGGCATCTGCCGCCCTCGCACTGCGCCTGGCGCTGTCGACGCTCCTGCGCCTCCTCGCGCCCGTGCTCGCGTTCGCCGCGGAAGAGGCCTGGTCGTGGTTCGAGGACGGGTCCATCCACACCGCCGAATGGCCCGCCCCTCGCGGCGGCTGGGGCGACGAGCGCGTGCTGAGCGTCGCCAGCGAGGCGCTGATCGGCATCCGCCGGGCGAAGACCGAGGCGAAGGCCTCGCAGAAGACGCCCGTCGCGCGGCTCAGCCTCACGGCCGATCCTGTGACCGCCGATCTGCTGCGCGTCGCCGAGGGAGACCTCAAGGCCGTGGGCCGGATCGCTGAGCTCGCGATCCACACCGACGAGTCCCGCTCGGTCGGCCTCACGGTCGACTCCGTCGAACTCGCGCCGGAGGCCTGA
- a CDS encoding DUF559 domain-containing protein, with product MGIEQDLRRAGGVMRVRQLRESGWSERSVRTAVTHERLLRPRKGWVALPDADAHLVAAARAGVVVSCVTQAERWGLWMLRPSEIPHVAAPPRSGGVRAPRAVVHWAEPVVPRHPDALVDEIENVLSLVAHCLPFEEALIVWESALDKKLVSLPALRRLPFRGAARAVCERASPYSGSGLETLVVPRLRWMGIPITPQAWIAGHRVDFLIGDRLVLQIDGGTHVGAQRTSDIAHDAELMLLGYHVIRVGYAQIVDRWHEVQGVIMRAVAQGLHRA from the coding sequence ATGGGCATCGAGCAAGATCTGCGGCGAGCGGGCGGGGTGATGCGCGTGCGTCAGCTGCGCGAGAGCGGTTGGAGTGAGCGCTCGGTGCGCACGGCCGTGACGCACGAGCGACTGCTGCGCCCGCGCAAGGGCTGGGTGGCGCTTCCGGACGCGGATGCACACCTCGTCGCGGCCGCGCGAGCCGGCGTCGTGGTCTCGTGCGTCACTCAGGCCGAGCGCTGGGGGCTGTGGATGCTGCGACCGAGCGAGATCCCGCACGTGGCCGCCCCGCCGCGTTCCGGCGGGGTCCGGGCTCCCCGCGCGGTCGTGCACTGGGCGGAGCCGGTCGTGCCGCGGCATCCGGACGCCCTCGTCGACGAGATCGAGAACGTCCTGTCGCTCGTGGCGCATTGCTTGCCCTTCGAAGAGGCGCTGATCGTGTGGGAGTCCGCCCTCGACAAGAAGTTGGTGTCGCTGCCGGCGCTGCGTCGGCTGCCGTTCCGCGGGGCGGCGCGAGCCGTGTGCGAGCGCGCGAGTCCGTATTCCGGGTCCGGGCTGGAGACCCTCGTCGTCCCGCGCCTGCGATGGATGGGGATTCCGATCACCCCTCAGGCGTGGATCGCGGGGCACCGCGTCGACTTCCTCATCGGCGATCGACTGGTGCTGCAGATCGACGGCGGCACACACGTCGGTGCGCAGCGCACGAGCGACATCGCGCACGATGCCGAGCTCATGCTGCTCGGCTACCACGTCATCCGCGTCGGCTACGCACAGATCGTCGACCGGTGGCACGAGGTGCAGGGCGTCATCATGCGCGCCGTCGCCCAAGGGCTGCACCGGGCGTGA
- a CDS encoding GNAT family N-acetyltransferase: protein MTPVIPGEPGDASDTAVLETHRLSLREMTDADLPALRAILHDPEVMVAYEGAFSDDESLAWLRRMQDSYRRDGFGMWAVVLRSSGQMIGQCGITRQRIDDDEAIEVGYLFRRDHWGNGYAVEAAAASRDWAFRTLGTDEVYAKVRSTNVASMNVAIRLGMTVRRTFVTHYRGVDMPHLAFAISRTAWQSKSGHAGGGCRGDDAFRGGNVG, encoded by the coding sequence GTGACCCCCGTCATCCCCGGCGAGCCGGGCGACGCATCCGACACGGCCGTTCTCGAGACACACCGGCTCTCGCTGCGGGAGATGACCGACGCAGACCTCCCCGCGCTCCGGGCGATCCTGCACGATCCCGAGGTGATGGTCGCCTACGAGGGCGCGTTCTCGGACGACGAGTCGCTCGCCTGGCTCCGCCGGATGCAGGACAGCTATCGCCGCGACGGATTCGGCATGTGGGCCGTCGTGCTGCGCTCCAGCGGACAGATGATCGGCCAGTGCGGCATCACACGGCAGCGCATCGACGATGACGAGGCGATCGAAGTCGGGTACCTGTTCCGGCGCGATCACTGGGGGAACGGCTACGCGGTCGAAGCGGCCGCCGCCAGTCGCGACTGGGCGTTCCGCACGCTCGGCACCGACGAGGTCTACGCGAAGGTGCGCTCGACGAACGTGGCATCCATGAACGTCGCCATCCGTCTCGGGATGACCGTCCGCCGCACCTTCGTCACCCACTACCGCGGTGTCGACATGCCTCACCTCGCCTTCGCGATCTCGCGCACCGCGTGGCAGTCCAAGTCGGGGCACGCGGGCGGCGGATGCCGCGGAGATGACGCGTTCCGAGGAGGGAATGTGGGTTGA
- the ileS gene encoding isoleucine--tRNA ligase, translated as MTYPRPSTAASSESAFGPAADVVSPSPRFPDIEREVLSFWERDDTFRASIAQRDGAQEWVFYDGPPFANGLPHYGHLLTGYAKDLFPRFQTMRGKKVDRVFGWDTHGLPAELEAMKQLGITEKSEIEEMGIGVFNAKARESVLEYTQQWQDYVTRQARWVDFERGYKTLDTGFMESVLWAFKSLWDKGLAYEGHRVLPYCWRDETPLSNHELRMDDDVYKMRQDPSVTVTFPLVGAKAEALGLTGVRALAWTTTPWTLPTNLALAVGPEIEYVVVPGGPNGAADVYDDAVEAEAHRYLLASDLLGNYAKDLGYENAAEAAEAVERTLVGADLADVHYDRLFDYYADAEVWNTGDAWRILVDDYVTTTDGTGIVHQAPAYGEDDQRVTAAAGIPLIMSLDDGGRFLPQVSDVAGELWMDANRPLIRLLKAEGRLLREASYEHSYPHCWRCRNPLIYKAVSSWFVRVTEIKDDLLAANEQITWAPENVKHGQFGKWLEGARDWSISRNRFWGSPIPVWKSDDPEYPRVDVYGSLADLEADFGTLPRNEAGEVDLHRPYIDDLTRPNPDDPTGRSTMRRIEDVFDVWFDSGSMPYAQVHYPFENQEWFDAHAPADFIVEYIGQTRGWFYVMHVLSVALFGRPAFSGVACHGIVLGSDGQKMSKSLRNYPDVSEVFDRDGSDAMRWFLMASSVLRGGNLVVTEEGIRAGVREFLLPLWNTWYFFATYANAAAGPDGAGYEARWRTDSTDVLDRYILALTGDLVRDVATDLEALDSTTAAARLRDFAEALTNWYIRRSRDRFWVGVGSDEASTEAFDTLYTVLETLTRVAAPLLPLVSERVWQGLTGGRSVHLEDWPDADAFPASPEIRTAMDAVREVSSVANGLRKKEGKRVRLPLPKLTVVATDAGALAQFDAILRDELNVKGVELIEFTGQSYEQYGVAERLVINARAAGPRLGKRIQQVIQAAKAGNWRWEDGRGYVVETADGEVEMLETEASTDTDASGRPDGEALGILSLRDGSGFVLLDTTTTPELEAEGLARDVIRAVQDTRKAADFAVSDRIRLQLLFSAHEDADAVASAFAVADVAGETLAVDYAVVSPDGVALHGEGSVLASAQTIDADHTAVVAAGTYANAGEFTIAVTRIGGAV; from the coding sequence ATGACCTACCCCCGCCCCTCGACCGCCGCGTCGTCGGAGTCGGCCTTCGGGCCGGCCGCCGATGTCGTCTCGCCGAGCCCCCGCTTTCCCGACATCGAGCGCGAGGTGCTCTCGTTCTGGGAGCGCGACGACACCTTCCGCGCCTCGATCGCGCAGCGCGACGGCGCTCAGGAGTGGGTGTTCTACGACGGGCCGCCGTTCGCCAACGGCCTGCCGCACTACGGGCACCTGCTCACCGGGTACGCGAAGGACCTGTTCCCGCGGTTCCAGACGATGCGCGGCAAGAAAGTCGACCGCGTCTTCGGGTGGGATACGCACGGCCTTCCCGCCGAGCTCGAGGCGATGAAGCAGCTCGGCATCACCGAGAAGAGCGAGATCGAAGAGATGGGCATCGGCGTGTTCAACGCCAAAGCCCGCGAGTCGGTGCTCGAGTACACCCAGCAGTGGCAGGACTACGTCACCCGCCAGGCACGCTGGGTGGACTTCGAGCGCGGCTACAAGACCCTCGACACCGGCTTCATGGAATCGGTCCTCTGGGCGTTCAAGAGCCTGTGGGACAAGGGCCTCGCCTACGAGGGGCACCGCGTTCTGCCGTACTGCTGGCGCGACGAGACCCCTCTCTCGAACCACGAGCTGCGCATGGACGACGACGTCTACAAGATGCGGCAGGACCCGTCGGTCACCGTCACGTTCCCGCTCGTCGGCGCGAAGGCCGAGGCTCTCGGCCTCACCGGAGTCCGCGCCCTCGCCTGGACGACGACCCCCTGGACGCTCCCGACGAACCTCGCGCTCGCCGTCGGGCCCGAGATCGAGTACGTGGTCGTGCCCGGCGGCCCGAACGGCGCCGCCGACGTCTACGACGACGCGGTCGAAGCCGAGGCGCACCGCTACCTCTTGGCATCCGATCTGCTGGGGAACTACGCGAAGGACCTCGGCTACGAGAACGCCGCCGAGGCGGCGGAGGCCGTCGAGCGCACGCTCGTGGGCGCCGATCTCGCCGACGTGCACTACGACCGGCTCTTCGACTATTACGCGGATGCCGAGGTGTGGAACACCGGCGATGCCTGGCGGATCCTCGTCGACGACTACGTCACCACGACCGACGGCACGGGCATCGTCCACCAGGCTCCGGCCTACGGTGAAGACGACCAGCGCGTGACGGCGGCCGCGGGCATCCCGCTCATCATGAGCCTCGACGACGGGGGGCGCTTCCTGCCGCAGGTGTCCGATGTCGCGGGCGAGCTGTGGATGGATGCCAACCGCCCCCTGATCCGTCTGCTGAAGGCGGAAGGACGTCTGCTGCGCGAAGCCTCGTACGAGCACTCGTACCCGCACTGCTGGCGCTGCCGTAACCCTCTCATCTACAAGGCGGTCTCCAGCTGGTTCGTGCGCGTCACCGAGATCAAGGACGATCTGCTCGCGGCCAACGAGCAGATCACCTGGGCGCCGGAGAACGTCAAGCACGGCCAATTCGGCAAGTGGCTCGAGGGCGCGCGCGACTGGTCGATCAGCCGCAACCGCTTCTGGGGTTCGCCGATCCCGGTGTGGAAGAGTGACGACCCGGAGTATCCGCGTGTCGACGTGTACGGGTCGCTCGCCGACCTCGAGGCCGACTTCGGGACCCTTCCCCGCAATGAGGCGGGCGAGGTGGACCTCCACCGCCCGTACATCGACGACCTGACGCGCCCGAACCCCGACGACCCGACCGGGCGCTCCACGATGCGCCGCATCGAGGACGTGTTCGACGTGTGGTTCGACTCGGGCTCGATGCCCTACGCGCAGGTGCACTACCCGTTCGAGAACCAGGAATGGTTCGACGCGCACGCCCCGGCCGACTTCATCGTCGAGTACATCGGGCAGACGCGCGGCTGGTTCTACGTCATGCACGTGCTCTCGGTGGCACTGTTCGGTCGCCCGGCGTTCTCGGGCGTCGCGTGCCATGGCATCGTGCTCGGCAGCGACGGGCAGAAGATGTCGAAGTCGCTGCGAAACTACCCGGACGTCAGTGAGGTCTTCGACCGCGACGGGTCGGATGCCATGCGCTGGTTCCTCATGGCATCCTCGGTCCTGCGCGGCGGCAACCTCGTCGTCACCGAGGAGGGCATTCGCGCGGGCGTCCGCGAGTTCCTGCTGCCGCTGTGGAACACGTGGTACTTCTTCGCGACCTACGCCAATGCCGCGGCCGGCCCCGACGGCGCCGGCTACGAGGCCCGCTGGCGCACCGACTCGACCGACGTGCTCGACCGGTACATCCTCGCGCTCACCGGCGATCTCGTCCGCGACGTCGCCACCGACCTCGAGGCGCTCGACTCGACGACCGCCGCCGCACGCCTGCGCGACTTCGCCGAGGCGCTGACGAACTGGTACATCCGCCGCTCGCGGGACCGCTTCTGGGTGGGCGTGGGCTCGGACGAGGCATCCACCGAGGCATTCGACACGCTCTACACGGTGCTCGAGACCCTCACCCGCGTCGCCGCGCCGCTGCTTCCCCTCGTCTCCGAGCGGGTCTGGCAGGGGCTCACCGGCGGACGCAGTGTGCACCTCGAGGACTGGCCCGACGCGGATGCCTTCCCCGCCTCGCCCGAGATCCGCACGGCGATGGACGCTGTCCGCGAGGTCTCGTCGGTCGCGAACGGCCTCCGGAAGAAGGAGGGCAAGCGCGTGCGCCTGCCCCTCCCGAAGCTCACGGTCGTCGCGACCGATGCGGGCGCCCTGGCGCAGTTCGACGCGATCCTGCGGGACGAGCTCAACGTCAAGGGCGTCGAGCTCATCGAGTTCACCGGGCAGTCGTACGAGCAGTACGGCGTCGCCGAGCGGCTCGTCATCAACGCGCGCGCCGCCGGGCCGCGCCTGGGCAAGCGCATCCAGCAGGTCATCCAGGCCGCGAAGGCGGGCAACTGGCGCTGGGAAGACGGCCGCGGTTATGTCGTGGAGACCGCCGACGGCGAGGTCGAGATGCTCGAGACCGAGGCATCCACCGATACGGATGCCTCCGGACGCCCCGACGGCGAAGCGCTCGGCATCCTCTCGCTCCGAGACGGCAGCGGCTTCGTCCTGCTCGATACGACGACGACTCCCGAGCTCGAGGCCGAGGGACTTGCGCGCGACGTGATCCGCGCCGTGCAGGACACCCGCAAGGCCGCCGATTTCGCCGTCAGCGACCGCATCCGGCTGCAGCTGCTGTTCTCGGCGCACGAGGACGCGGATGCCGTGGCATCCGCCTTCGCGGTCGCCGACGTGGCGGGGGAGACCCTCGCGGTCGACTACGCGGTGGTGTCGCCGGACGGCGTGGCCCTCCACGGCGAGGGATCGGTGCTCGCCTCGGCGCAGACCATCGACGCCGACCACACCGCCGTCGTGGCGGCGGGCACCTATGCCAACGCGGGCGAGTTCACGATCGCCGTGACCCGGATCGGAGGAGCGGTATGA
- a CDS encoding bifunctional folylpolyglutamate synthase/dihydrofolate synthase, producing the protein MSNRDRADAVYAALLTRQGEQWVQPRVERTRRVLELLDDPQRTYRVIHVTGTNGKTSTARIAESIVRAHGLRTGLFTSPHLERFTERIMIDGEPIDDALIADAWNEIEPFVDLVDAELTAAGDAQLTFFELLTVLAFVAFADAPVDVAVVEVGMGGSWDSTNTADGDVAVFAPIDIDHADKLGETIGEIATVKSGIIKDGAAAVSAVQDPAALTVLQQASVACDASLAVEGDAFALTSQRLAVGGQQIGVRGLAGSYEDLYLPLYGAHQGHNAALAIAAVESLIGAGSQPIAGDVLADGLAQVTSPGRLQLVGVAPTVLVDSAHNPHGARALVAALGDSFDFDEWGVVLGAFADKDIAGIVSTIAPAATHVFATAPDSERAAEADAVADLVEVTGTPVTVHRDLAEAAEAARAWAASGQRRAVLIAGSVLLAGEALQLAAEEDWKSGLAT; encoded by the coding sequence ATGAGCAACCGCGATCGTGCCGACGCCGTGTACGCGGCGCTGCTGACCCGGCAGGGCGAGCAGTGGGTGCAGCCGCGCGTGGAGCGCACCCGGCGGGTGCTCGAGCTGCTCGACGATCCGCAGCGCACCTATCGGGTGATCCACGTCACCGGGACCAACGGCAAGACGTCGACGGCGCGGATCGCGGAGTCGATCGTGCGCGCCCACGGTCTGCGAACGGGGCTGTTCACGAGCCCGCATCTGGAGCGGTTCACCGAGCGCATCATGATCGACGGCGAGCCCATCGACGACGCGCTGATCGCGGATGCCTGGAACGAGATCGAGCCGTTCGTCGACCTCGTCGATGCGGAGCTCACGGCCGCGGGCGATGCGCAGCTGACCTTCTTCGAGCTCCTCACGGTGCTCGCCTTCGTCGCGTTCGCCGATGCCCCCGTCGACGTCGCGGTCGTGGAGGTCGGCATGGGCGGGTCGTGGGATTCGACCAACACCGCCGACGGTGACGTCGCTGTCTTCGCACCGATCGACATCGACCACGCCGACAAGCTCGGCGAGACGATCGGTGAGATCGCGACCGTGAAGTCGGGGATCATCAAGGACGGCGCCGCGGCGGTGTCGGCGGTGCAGGATCCGGCGGCGCTCACGGTGCTGCAGCAGGCGTCCGTCGCGTGCGACGCATCGCTCGCGGTCGAGGGCGATGCGTTCGCCCTCACGTCGCAGCGGCTCGCGGTCGGCGGTCAGCAGATCGGCGTTCGCGGGCTCGCGGGCTCGTACGAAGATCTGTACCTGCCGCTCTACGGCGCGCACCAGGGTCACAACGCGGCGCTCGCGATCGCGGCGGTCGAATCTCTCATCGGCGCCGGATCACAGCCGATCGCCGGGGACGTGCTCGCGGACGGCCTCGCCCAGGTCACCTCGCCCGGGCGACTGCAACTCGTCGGCGTCGCGCCGACCGTGCTGGTCGACAGCGCGCACAACCCGCACGGCGCACGCGCTCTCGTCGCGGCGCTCGGCGACTCGTTCGATTTCGACGAGTGGGGCGTCGTCCTGGGGGCGTTCGCCGATAAGGACATCGCGGGCATCGTCTCGACCATCGCACCGGCCGCGACGCATGTGTTCGCGACGGCCCCCGACTCGGAGCGTGCGGCCGAGGCCGACGCGGTGGCCGACCTCGTCGAGGTCACAGGCACCCCCGTCACCGTGCACCGCGATCTGGCGGAGGCCGCCGAGGCCGCGCGCGCATGGGCCGCGAGCGGGCAGCGGCGAGCGGTGCTGATCGCCGGCAGCGTCCTGCTCGCCGGTGAGGCACTCCAGCTCGCCGCCGAAGAGGACTGGAAGAGCGGACTGGCGACATGA
- a CDS encoding DUF4233 domain-containing protein: MTDATEDEPAARAPRVRRRRGAAESLASVVLGFESIIVFLGGLAVYGLGALPDAIPDVWGIVGGVALAVFMVATTAVLRHRWGIALGWVWQALIALAAFLVPALVIVAVIFGAMYAYATIKGGTLDRRNAAPAAPNNGD, from the coding sequence ATGACGGATGCCACGGAGGATGAACCCGCCGCACGCGCGCCGCGTGTGCGCCGCCGCCGCGGCGCCGCCGAGTCGCTCGCCTCGGTCGTGCTCGGGTTCGAGTCGATCATCGTCTTCCTCGGCGGGCTCGCCGTGTACGGGCTCGGGGCGCTTCCCGATGCGATCCCCGATGTCTGGGGAATCGTCGGGGGAGTGGCCCTCGCCGTCTTCATGGTCGCGACGACCGCGGTGCTGCGGCACCGGTGGGGAATCGCGCTCGGGTGGGTGTGGCAGGCGCTGATCGCGCTCGCGGCGTTCCTCGTGCCCGCTCTGGTGATCGTGGCGGTCATTTTCGGTGCCATGTACGCGTATGCGACGATCAAGGGCGGAACGCTCGACCGCCGAAACGCGGCCCCCGCCGCACCGAACAACGGAGACTGA
- the ndk gene encoding nucleoside-diphosphate kinase, translating to MPTEETLVLVKPDGVARGLTGAILARIEAKGYALVDIKLVEPDRDVLEQHYAEHAGKPFYEPLVEFMMSGPSVAIRLAGNRVIEGFRSLAGTTDPTTAAPGTIRGDFGRDWGLKVQQNLVHGSDSPESAARELAIWF from the coding sequence ATGCCCACCGAAGAGACCCTCGTCCTCGTCAAGCCCGACGGAGTCGCGCGCGGCCTCACCGGCGCGATCCTCGCCCGCATCGAGGCGAAGGGATACGCCCTCGTCGACATCAAGCTCGTCGAGCCCGACCGTGACGTGCTCGAGCAGCACTACGCCGAGCACGCCGGCAAGCCCTTCTACGAGCCGCTCGTCGAGTTCATGATGTCGGGCCCGTCGGTCGCGATCCGCCTCGCCGGCAACCGCGTGATCGAGGGCTTCCGCTCGCTCGCCGGCACGACGGACCCGACGACGGCCGCCCCCGGCACGATCCGCGGCGACTTCGGCCGCGACTGGGGCCTGAAGGTCCAGCAGAACCTCGTGCACGGCAGCGACAGCCCCGAGTCGGCGGCGCGAGAGCTCGCCATCTGGTTCTGA
- a CDS encoding vitamin K epoxide reductase family protein, whose translation MPHRTVESRPTALAIWLIVAGLIGWIAAFALTTEKFHALMNPDAGGATCDFSIVVQCTANLNSWQGSVFGFPNPLIGLTGWIAPIVVGAAVLAGARFARWFWWAFAAGITFAFGFVLWLIGQSIYVLGTLCPWCMVTWLVTIPTFYAVVVHLFRSGVVSDSPRVRAVGARLAPWVPLMAFVTYALVLLLAQLRLDAVPQLLDVIF comes from the coding sequence ATGCCCCACCGCACCGTCGAGAGCCGTCCGACCGCCCTGGCCATCTGGCTCATCGTCGCCGGGCTGATCGGCTGGATCGCCGCGTTCGCACTGACGACGGAGAAGTTCCACGCGCTGATGAACCCCGATGCCGGTGGGGCGACCTGCGATTTCAGCATCGTCGTGCAGTGCACCGCGAACCTCAACTCGTGGCAGGGCAGCGTGTTCGGCTTTCCGAACCCCCTCATCGGGCTGACCGGATGGATAGCGCCCATCGTCGTCGGCGCCGCCGTGCTGGCCGGCGCGCGATTCGCCCGCTGGTTCTGGTGGGCGTTCGCGGCGGGCATCACCTTCGCCTTCGGTTTCGTGCTGTGGCTCATCGGCCAGAGCATCTATGTGCTCGGCACGCTCTGCCCGTGGTGCATGGTCACGTGGCTCGTGACGATCCCGACGTTCTACGCCGTCGTCGTGCACCTGTTCCGCTCGGGTGTCGTGTCGGATTCGCCCCGCGTCCGCGCCGTCGGGGCGAGACTCGCGCCGTGGGTGCCGCTCATGGCGTTCGTGACGTACGCGCTCGTCCTGCTGCTCGCCCAGCTGCGGCTCGACGCCGTGCCGCAGCTGCTCGACGTGATCTTCTGA